A single region of the Nicotiana sylvestris chromosome 6, ASM39365v2, whole genome shotgun sequence genome encodes:
- the LOC104223369 gene encoding GDP-mannose transporter GONST2 encodes MSSAVKLESIICDDGEEPGHISVNGQVAFAKRLNVVHKILDGFRRKGVWSAGKISIAAERRAASDRFSKSNQAVDSEEKREHGSGRKSGPLLSGTAYCLSSCCMILLNKIVLSSYSFNAGISLMFYQNLISTLIVCILGCSGAVTVEKLNWKLIKVWIPVNLIFIGMLVSGMYSLKYINIAMVTILKNVTNILTATGELYIFGKRQNQKVWTAMFLMIISAISGGITDLSFDGTGYAWQSVNCILTAGYSLTLRHVMDRAKQFTKSGSLNEVSMVLLNNGISIPFAIGLIFLFDEWNYVINADVIKIPMFWVAATASGLLGLAISFTSMWFLKQTGPTTYSLVGSLNKIPISIAGLLVFKVPLSVPNLFSILFGLLAGVLFARAKMS; translated from the exons ATGTCCTCTGCGGTTAAGTTGGAATCAATTATCTGTGATGACGGTGAGGAGCCAGGTCATATATCTGTAAATGGACAGGTAGCATTTGCCAAAAGACTAAATGTGGTACACAAAATACTTGACGGATTCCGTAGGAAAGGGGTATGGTCGGCTGGCAAGATATCAATTGCTGCAGAACGAAGAGCAGCTAGTGACAG GTTTTCCAAAAGCAATCAAGCTGTGGATAGCGAAGAAAAAAGGGAACATGGATCTGGAAGAAAATCTGGCCCTCTTTTGTCTGGAACTGCATATTGCCTTTCTTCTTGTTGCATGATCCTGCTGAATAAAATTGTCCTTTCAAGTTATTCTTTCAATGCTGGTATCTCGTTGATGTTCTACCAG AACCTTATCAGTACTCTTATAGTTTGTATACTGGGTTGCTCTGGAGCAGTTACTGTGGAGAAGCTTAATTGGAAGCTCATTAAAGTTTGGATCCCCGTGAATTTGATCTTCATTGGCATGCTTGTTTCAGGCATGTATAG TTTGAAATACATAAATATTGCAATGGTGACAATTCTGAAGAATGTGACAAATATTTTAACAGCAACTGGAGAGTTATATATTTTTGGGAAGCGACAGAATCAGAAAGTGTGGACTGCCATGTTTCTTATG ATTATCTCTGCTATATCTGGAGGCATAACAGACCTCTCATTCGACGGGACGGGTTATGCTTGGCAATCAGTTAATTGCATTCTCACTGCAGGCTACTCA CTCACACTGCGACATGTCATGGACAGAGCAAAGCAATTTACAAAATCTGGATCGCTTAACGAAGTTTCAATGGTATTACTGAACAATGGGATATCTATACCTTTTGCTATCGGCTTGATCTTCCTGTTTGATGAATGGAATTATGTAATTAATGC GGATGTAATTAAGATTCCAATGTTCTGGGTTGCTGCAACAGCCAGTGGATTGCTTGGGCTAGCCATTAGCTTCACATCTATGTGGTTTTTGAAACAAACTGGTCCAACCACTTACAG TCTTGTAGGTTCCTTAAACAAGATTCCCATTTCAATTGCTGGCCTTTTGGTGTTCAAGGTTCCTCTCAGTGTTCCCAATTTATTCAGCATACTTTTCG GTCTACTTGCTGGAGTACTTTTTGCCAGGGCCAAGATGTCTTGA
- the LOC104223368 gene encoding uncharacterized protein: MATVFRPLFSTFLSVIFLLLHLGCFIFSSASHNQPSKKRKLPSDHRSKNKATKVISSSWSYIKRIFSSKPDPIQKITTSPTHHNPSIQSPCSSTRSLHKPIFPISSDDPITRSVYPVPESDICADQLFFPLRNDIYPCTLCGEVFQSPIHLEQHQSIKHAVSELIDGDSGKNIVRIIFKTGWPEKKNNPIIHQILKIHNSKRILTRFEDYREHVKFKASRNVVVKRDERCIADGNELLRFHCTTFMCELGQNGNSSICNQQYCSVCGIIKSGFSNKMDGISVQPTSWRAHAAVPEEIEEEFGFMNVKRAMLVCRVIAGRIGCDPDLADKEDPGFDSLVGRENGVHSRLDEEDELLVFNSRAVLPCFVIVYTV, translated from the coding sequence ATGGCTACTGTTTTTCGTCCCCTTTTCTCAACTTTCCTCTCTGTTATCTTCCTGTTACTTCACCttggctgcttcatcttctcctcAGCTTCCCACAATCAGCCCTCAAAAAAACGAAAACTCCCTTCTGATCACCGTTCCAAAAACAAAGCAACTAAGGTTATTTCCTCTTCTTGGTCTTACATTAAACGTATTTTCTCATCTAAACCAGACCCCATACAAAAAATTACTACTAGCCCAACTCACCATAACCCTTCAATCCAATCTCCATGTTCTTCCACAAGGTCCCTTCACAAACCCATCTTTCCTATTTCATCCGATGATCCGATTACCCGCTCCGTTTATCCAGTACCCGAATCCGATATTTGCGCCGACCAGCTTTTCTTCCCTTTACGTAACGACATCTATCCTTGTACCCTATGTGGGGAAGTATTCCAGAGCCCGATTCATCTCGAACAACACCAGTCCATAAAACATGCAGTTTCAGAGCTCATTGACGGTGATTCAGGTAAGAACATAGTTCGGATCATTTTCAAAACGGGGTGGCCCGAGAAGAAAAATAACCCGATCATCCATCAGATCCTAAAGATTCACAATAGCAAGAGGATTTTAACCCGGTTTGAGGACTACAGAGAGCACGTGAAGTTTAAAGCCAGTCGAAACGTCGTCGTTAAGAGGGACGAGAGGTGTATAGCTGATGGAAATGAACTGTTGAGGTTCCATTGTACTACGTTCATGTGTGAGCTGGGGCAAAATGGTAATTCCAGCATCTGTAACCAGCAGTACTGTAGTGTGTGTGGGATTATAAAGAGCGGGTTCTCAAATAAGATGGACGGAATTTCCGTGCAACCTACGAGTTGGAGGGCGCACGCGGCGGTACCTGAGGAGATTGAGGAGGAATTCGGGTTCATGAACGTGAAGCGGGCGATGTTGGTTTGTCGGGTCATTGCGGGTCGGATCGGGTGTGACCCGGATTTGGCTGATAAAGAGGATCCAGGGTTTGATTCCTTGGTGGGTAGGGAAAATGGGGTCCACTCTAGattggatgaagaagatgagttatTGGTATTTAATTCGAGGGCTGTGCTTCCTTGTTTTGTGATTGTGTACACTGTATGA